The genomic window CAGTTTTTAAGTCGCAACATGTCGTCTGCATGAAATCTTCGAATATGGAACGGATCGTCCCCTGGAATGTTGTAATCTCCATAGGCCGAACACACCGCTTGGTAACCATAATTGCGTGCCATTTGGATTGCCTGAGCATTAAGGTTCTGAGGCATTCCGTAGGGGAAAGCGAAATAGCGCACTGGCCGGTCGATGGCTGCTTGCAATTCTTCTCCTGCGACAATGACTTCATCGTACAGTTGGCGTTCATCGCTAATGCGGCCCAAATCAGCATGGGTGCGGGTATGTGAACCAATTTCGATGCCGCAGTTAGCCATCCAACGTAACTGTGCTAGGGTGTTGGGAACGGCCCGGCCAGCAGTCGCTGTGTCGTGGGCAAATTTGCCGCCTTCCAAGACATGCCGCGAGCTGACAAAATAGGTGCAAGGAATTTTCTTTTCAATTAGCAGCGGGATTGCTTGGTCGCAATTCTCCGAGTAGCCATCATCGAAAGTTATACTGGCGGCTAAACGATCGTTATAACCAGCCTGTATTCGGCGCTGGACCTCGTGGAGAGAAATTAGCTCGCAGTGTTGCTCTAGCCATTCGATTTGCTGCCGAAAGAGACGATTCGAATGGGTCCAGTTGCGGCTATCATCATCGGCAATGCGGTGATAAAAAAGCACGATGATCGGTATGGCGCCTTGAGCAGAATGGCATGCAAGGAACCAGCGCCGATAGGGCAGCGTAGCACTACAATAACTACACAGTAACAATCGGCGAAAGTTTTCTCGGAGATTCATCGTGATTACTTGTAACGTAACTACTCTTGCGTTGTTAAGGATGGAATCCAATGGCTTGTCAATTGCAAGCCGCTTTTAATCCACTGTTTTAGATTTTGCTTGGCTCGCCAGGCATTATGTCGCAGGCGTGCGGATACATGCTGTGGAACTACACGGATCGAAAGCATGGGATGCGGTTCCGCGCGCCAACGCGCTTTGTACTCTTCGTCGCCGCGGAGGAAATCGTAAGCATTTTGTCCTAGCTCAATTGCGTTTCGAATCGATGCCATGTTAGCCAATTCGCCGGGTCTTATTTGGAGCCGATCCGGATCCATTCCGCTCTGATAGGCATACATCACTTTGTCCCCATGCAGTCGATATTCGGCTGCTAAAGGCTTGCCATCCATTTCCAGCCAAGTGAGCGTGATTTGACCATCGGCAAGTAAGCGAGTTGCCACTTCGCGAAGAAAGGTTTCAAACGTGGATGAAGCAAAGCAACCCGGAAAACCGCGACGTTGCCAATTGCGCTGATGCAGATCGATGAAGATGTCGAAGAAGTCAGCGATCTGATTCGGCGCTGTCGCCCGATGGAGATGTACTAGCCCTGATTGAAAGTAGATTTTGTCTGCTCGTCGCAACCGGTTGCGATGAGATTTGGAAAGGATCATCAAGAATTCTTCCCAGGATGGAGGTAGCGGAACGCGCCACAAATTCATTGCGGATTCGGAAGAGACCATATTTCCCCGAACTTCCAACTGCTCCACCAAGTGATAGATTGGAACGTCATTGTCAGCTATGCCGACAAATTCCATGCGGTCCCAGCGACAGTCGCTAGCGAAAATTTGGCGACTATTTGTGCCTTGAGGATAAGCTTGACACCGCTCGTCGGTTGTCAAGTTGTAATGAAATGCTGATCGCTGATTCCGTAACATTAGCCAATCTGCCAGTGCTGTGGCGACGGCTTGTTCTTGCCCTGAACGGCACAGCATGGTGAGGTAGTCGCTGCAAACTTGGCCGTCACCCAAAAACCGAATTAGTTTCGCTCCGCTGCGAGAAACAATCCGGTACCAAGGTGCAATGGCGACCACTTGGTGTTCTTCATCACACACGGTGAGTACAAACAGTGCACGGTCACGTAGAGGCTGGCCATTTTTTCCATAACCATAATGTCGCCACCATGTCTCAAGCCATTCCCAGCGTCTAAAAGGGACGCCGCATGCCAATGCATTCCAATTTTCTTTAAGCGGTGCAAGTGAAGCGAAATCAAAATGGCGATTAATGTGCATGCAAATTGAATTAGAATGAAAGTTTTGGTTTGCGAGTCCGCTTATGATTCCATCGGCGTGATGTTCCTAGAAGACAGGCAACAGGCACATAGTGCTGATTTGTGAATCGCCGTCGACTAGAACCTATTGATCACTTGTGTTGCATTTTGTGCGCCAATGCTCACGGCTACCGGTCTATTCGACAGGCGATTGAGCCGAATATTGAAACATTCGCTCTCAAGTTGTTCAAAGCAAATTGTTTCATGGCATTCGTGCGAATTTCACGGTTACAGTTGCCTGATTGCAGGGGTTGCGATTTGGCAGTGCGTGGTGTGGTGGAAACAAGCTGTGGCAATAGATCAACGCGCCGCCTTTTCAGCGGGGCATTTAAAATGACGAATTCCTTGGCCAAGCCGCCGCAAATATATGTGGCGTGAAGATTTGTAGTTTTTGACGACCCACCGAAATCTGGTGGAAATATCGTCGGCACTGACTTTGCTTTCTAACAGCATCACCCGGCTCGGTAAATCGTTCATTCAAAGGTAACTACGAAGGACACTCTTATGTCGCGGATCAACAAGCCATCGATCACGCCTGCCGACGTGCTTCGCATTTTGCGAGATCATCCTCGACGGTGGATCGCTCCAATATTGATTATGCCGATGTTGGCTGCGGTTTATGCCTTGTTGCATCCTGTCACCTGGGATGCTTCGCAGGCCTTGATGGCCCGCGATGAGGCCATGGGCGCTACTGCTCGTCCCGGTAAATTCCAGCAGCCAGATGACATGAAAACCACACAGGAAACCATTCTGGAGTTAGTTCACAGCCGCGCTGTATTAAGCGGTGCGCTCGCCGAAGTTGGACCAGATGCCAAATCAAAATCTATTGCTTCGTGGCCTACCGATGCAGCTATTGCGGCTTTGCAAGGCCGGGTTAAATTGTCTCCGCCAAAGGGTGCTGAGTTTGGAAAAACCGAAGTGTTTTATTTGAATGCCGAAGCCGAAAACCGCCAGCGAGCGGTTGATTTGACTGCAGCCATTTGCCGACAACTTCAATTGCGATCGCAAGAACTGCGCGATCAAAAAGCGCAAAGTTTAATTGCAGAATTGAGCAAAACGGTCGACTTGGCCAACGGCGATCTGAAAAGTACCACGACAGAATTGACGGCCATTGAAAGCGAGGTTGGCGCCGATTTGGGGGAATTACGTTTGCTAAACGAACTGGGCGGCGGCGATAGCCCTTTGCGTCGGTCGATCAACGAAATGGAGCAGGAATTACGACAAGCCCGACAGTCGATCGATAGTAACCAGGAGCTACTTTCGCTCCTTGAAACTTCGAAGGCCGATGGGCATTCGCTGGCTTCTGCCCCCAACCGCTTGTTGGAGGCGCAGCCCGAATTGCGCCGCTTAAAAGATGGTTTGGTGGACGCGCAACTACATACTTCGCAACTATCCGGCGGCTTGACTGCAAATCATCCCTTGGTGGTTGCGGCTAAAGCGGCCGAGCAAGAAATTACCGACAAAGTCCGTGGCGAGATTGATTCAGCCATTATTGGCGTCAAAGCGGAACTGGGGTTATCCCAGGCTCGAGCGGATGCACTCGTGTCACAACTCAATGATGCCCGCGAGCGGTTGAGAAAATTGGCCGGAATGCGGGCTGAATACGCCAATCTAGCAGCCGAGCGGGACCAACGTGCCGATATTTTGAAAGCGGCTGAGCAGCAATTGGCCGAAGCGCGAGCCAGCCAGGCTGCTGCCCGCACGGCGAGCTTGATTGCGGCCATTGATGCTCCTGTTGCCGGTGACTCGCCAGTAGGACCTGGGAAAGCGACAATCGTTTTGGGCGGACTGCTGGGTGGATTGTTCATTGGTCTGGGCATCGTGTTTTTGACGGTAAATCCGGTACATTCGGAAGCGATTCAACAAGAGCAGGTTCTGAATGTTGCTGTTTCAGATGCCTTCCCTCGAGCTACAAACGGTAGTTCCTCTCATGACGGAAATGACAACTTGGTTACCAAGCGCGATCTATCCTTAAAGCGGGCTCTCCGCAAAGTGGCGCTGGCCCGCTGATGGGGTGCACCTCGTTTTGATTGCTTATTCCTGCCCAAGCGGCGATTGTCGATGGATGACTGCTGGCGGTCACCTATGTTGTTCATCGACATTTGAGATTGGCCGATCCAAAACGGCTGCGACGCGCGGAATGGATCAGTCGGCAAATGAGAATTCCTCTTGTGGGGATGTATTTGCCAAGCGCTATGTTTCAGGACACGAACATTATTGACGGTGTCAATTTGTAGATGTTTTTATGGTAGGAGTTGTTTCGGGCCTTGCGGCAAAAGTCACTCCGATCCAACGAAATTCACTAATTCTTCGGGCAAAAACAAATACCAGGATTGTTACGCAGTCCATTTACAGGCATTTTCTTGCATGGCCACGGTTACTGCGATTCCTCGCGGCAGTCTTTGTTCTAGCCGGCAGGCTGCGCGCCCATCAACACGTTTGATGTGGCTGGATTTTGCGCGGCTCGCCGCGGCCTACAGCATTGTGTGGCTACATACGCCGCGTTCACCGCAGTTGAGTTCATGGAATGTGCTGGGGCGGTTTGCAGTTCCATTTTTCACTGCCGGAGCGGTGTTTTTTGTAATTGATGGGTTACGCCGGCAACCGCATCGCTCGTGGCGCGAATACGCGGTGAATAGATTTCGCCGAATTTACGTTCCATTCGTAGGTTGGAGCCTAATTTATGTGCTGCTCAAGCTATTCAAAAAAGTGGCTTTGCCCGATCAGGCCAATGATTTTTCTGGATTTAAAATTCTGTGGACGGGCACGTTTTGGCATTTGTGGTTTATGCCGTTCGTGTTGGTGGTGACATTGGCAACATTCATCGCTGCTCGGCCGCTTCTAAGACGCAAGAAGCTGGGATGCATTGTGGGTGCAGTCGCGATTCCAGTCGGCTTGCTTGTGGCGTGCACGAATCCGCCAGATTGGGTGGCGGCTGATGCAAATTTTGCACTGCTAGCTTGGCAGGCATTGCCAGCTGCGTGTTGGGGATTTGCGGTGGCGCTGGTTTTTCCCTATGGATTGAAAAGAATCGTCTTTTACCGCACAACAACGTTGATTGCCATTGGTGGGTTCGCGACTCTTGTGGCTTGGCTGGTAGCGTGTGGCCGCAATGACTTCGTGGAGAATCTATCCGGTACGCTGCTGTTCATTGCAGCTTTGCAACCACAGGCGCCTGTTTGGGTTGAGCGCTTCGGAAGGTTTGGTGCCGTGGCATTTGGTATTTATTTGGCCCACCCATTAGTGATTAAAACGTTCGAAGCAGTTGCGACCAAGCTGCACTGGCCAATCACGTGGCCATTGGATTTGACAACATTTGCGATCGCAGCCATCGGTAGCACGTGGCTGGCTTGGGCTTTGGCTCGCTGGCGTCACACCCGCTGGTTGGCGGCATAATGACGCACAATCGGCTCAATGTTGCCGTACCGCAACATTGCGTTGATAAGCGGAAACAAAGTCGTGATATTAAGTTACTGAAATAACGACGTTCGACCAACTTTTCTCTCCGCAAGCCATTAGCCAATCAGAAATTAGCTTGGCTCTGCTGCTGTAGCTTTGGCTCAGGCATGCTCTTTGCCATTAGAGCTGCATGTTAGTTACCCGGTGGCAGACTCATCATCGAGTAATTCTTCCAAAGTGCATCATAAAAGGAGCAAGCATGTTGAAGTGTATGAGCAGGCAGCTCAGCCAATGGAAAAAAATCGCTTGGCATTGCCTGAGCGATGACGCAGGCACAGCAACCCTAATATCTGCATCCCTAACTGTCGAGGAATATACCGCAGCTTTACCAGCTAGATCGTTTGTACCACCGCAAGTTGCGATTCGGCCACGACCGGCCACACAGCTTCCAATCCAACAAACGCCGTATATCTGGGCGGAGGGGAATTTATCGCTGGAATATTTAGCGCTAAAACGCGTGTTGGACATTGTTGGTTCACTGTTGTTGCTGGTGCTGTTATCGCCAATTTTGCTTACCGTTTTAGCGGTTTTGGTTGTCACTACGCGGGGCAAGCCATTGTTTCGGCAACGACGCGTTGGACATTGTGGGCGCCATTTTTGGATGTATAAATTTCGCACAATGCGTTTGGATGCCGACAAGTTGCAATATCTAGTGCGAAACGAAAAAGATGGACCAATTTTTAAGAATCGTTGTGATCCTCGGGTGACGCGGCTCGGACGATGGCTGCGAAAAACCAGCATCGACGAAATGCCGCAATTGGCCAATGTGCTGTTGGGTCACATGTCTCTGGTGGGTCCGCGCCCACCGGTTCCCAAGGAAGTGGCGAAATATAAACCTTGGCAGCGTCGACGACTAGCCATCAAGCCCGGATTGACGTGCCTGTGGCAAGTGAGTGGCCGCAGCGATATCGGTTTCGAAGATTGGGTGCGCATGGATATTTGGTATCT from Pirellulales bacterium includes these protein-coding regions:
- a CDS encoding polysaccharide deacetylase family protein; the encoded protein is MNLRENFRRLLLCSYCSATLPYRRWFLACHSAQGAIPIIVLFYHRIADDDSRNWTHSNRLFRQQIEWLEQHCELISLHEVQRRIQAGYNDRLAASITFDDGYSENCDQAIPLLIEKKIPCTYFVSSRHVLEGGKFAHDTATAGRAVPNTLAQLRWMANCGIEIGSHTRTHADLGRISDERQLYDEVIVAGEELQAAIDRPVRYFAFPYGMPQNLNAQAIQMARNYGYQAVCSAYGDYNIPGDDPFHIRRFHADDMLRLKN
- a CDS encoding GNAT family N-acetyltransferase, encoding MCDEEHQVVAIAPWYRIVSRSGAKLIRFLGDGQVCSDYLTMLCRSGQEQAVATALADWLMLRNQRSAFHYNLTTDERCQAYPQGTNSRQIFASDCRWDRMEFVGIADNDVPIYHLVEQLEVRGNMVSSESAMNLWRVPLPPSWEEFLMILSKSHRNRLRRADKIYFQSGLVHLHRATAPNQIADFFDIFIDLHQRNWQRRGFPGCFASSTFETFLREVATRLLADGQITLTWLEMDGKPLAAEYRLHGDKVMYAYQSGMDPDRLQIRPGELANMASIRNAIELGQNAYDFLRGDEEYKARWRAEPHPMLSIRVVPQHVSARLRHNAWRAKQNLKQWIKSGLQLTSHWIPSLTTQE
- a CDS encoding acyltransferase — encoded protein: MWLDFARLAAAYSIVWLHTPRSPQLSSWNVLGRFAVPFFTAGAVFFVIDGLRRQPHRSWREYAVNRFRRIYVPFVGWSLIYVLLKLFKKVALPDQANDFSGFKILWTGTFWHLWFMPFVLVVTLATFIAARPLLRRKKLGCIVGAVAIPVGLLVACTNPPDWVAADANFALLAWQALPAACWGFAVALVFPYGLKRIVFYRTTTLIAIGGFATLVAWLVACGRNDFVENLSGTLLFIAALQPQAPVWVERFGRFGAVAFGIYLAHPLVIKTFEAVATKLHWPITWPLDLTTFAIAAIGSTWLAWALARWRHTRWLAA
- a CDS encoding sugar transferase — translated: MSRQLSQWKKIAWHCLSDDAGTATLISASLTVEEYTAALPARSFVPPQVAIRPRPATQLPIQQTPYIWAEGNLSLEYLALKRVLDIVGSLLLLVLLSPILLTVLAVLVVTTRGKPLFRQRRVGHCGRHFWMYKFRTMRLDADKLQYLVRNEKDGPIFKNRCDPRVTRLGRWLRKTSIDEMPQLANVLLGHMSLVGPRPPVPKEVAKYKPWQRRRLAIKPGLTCLWQVSGRSDIGFEDWVRMDIWYLRHQSLWTDFKLLVRTPLKVITCKGAY